A region of Streptomyces halobius DNA encodes the following proteins:
- a CDS encoding aminoglycoside phosphotransferase family protein, protein MYAASSPVTAPTRPYRAHPSGSGPYLDPSPSAGGVTGLPGGRMRRAQGTGTQPLSGRLDLSGPQGAQLRAAVASVHRICPEFNPVQVLRRTGRSVLLVGTTGRTTAVAKCLLDHSPAWSERFRQEIAAYRAFVRHRPPVRVPRLVAADPDNCTLVVERMPGRIAAVARHPSEAPPRADVRAALGAICRINLWRPPAGLFDAPLDYAGRIGRYHDLGLLTDRDLGDLQKLLHGLSHTQGQFCHGDAMLNNVLLSPAGPVLLDWDNAGWYLPGYDLATLWSVLGDAPVARRQISQLAQAAGPVSRDAFLVNLMLVLTREIRRYETAVQRTMREPTPTGTPGPGQPGSPTAGEEQRLLLRRLHDDCQMARRAVRAAVGTR, encoded by the coding sequence ATGTATGCAGCATCGTCCCCCGTGACCGCCCCCACCCGGCCGTACCGCGCGCACCCCTCGGGGAGCGGGCCGTATCTCGACCCCTCCCCCTCCGCGGGGGGAGTCACCGGCCTTCCCGGTGGCCGTATGAGGCGGGCGCAGGGAACGGGCACCCAACCGCTCAGCGGGAGACTCGACTTGTCCGGCCCACAGGGCGCCCAGCTGCGCGCCGCCGTAGCCTCGGTGCATCGCATCTGCCCGGAGTTCAACCCGGTCCAGGTGCTGCGGCGTACCGGCCGGTCCGTCCTCCTGGTGGGCACGACGGGCCGTACGACCGCGGTCGCCAAGTGTTTACTGGACCACTCCCCCGCGTGGTCCGAACGGTTCCGGCAGGAAATAGCTGCTTACCGCGCGTTCGTCCGGCATCGTCCGCCGGTACGGGTGCCGCGGCTGGTGGCGGCCGATCCCGACAACTGCACACTGGTGGTGGAGCGGATGCCCGGCCGGATCGCGGCCGTGGCACGGCACCCGTCCGAGGCACCGCCCCGCGCGGACGTACGGGCCGCGCTCGGCGCGATCTGCCGGATCAATCTGTGGCGTCCGCCGGCCGGGCTGTTCGACGCCCCGCTGGACTACGCGGGCCGGATCGGGCGGTATCACGACCTGGGGCTGCTCACCGACCGCGATCTGGGCGATCTGCAGAAGCTGCTGCACGGTCTGTCGCACACCCAGGGGCAGTTCTGCCACGGTGACGCGATGCTGAACAATGTGCTGCTGTCCCCCGCCGGTCCGGTGCTGCTGGACTGGGACAACGCGGGCTGGTACCTGCCGGGGTACGACCTGGCGACGCTGTGGTCGGTGCTCGGTGACGCCCCGGTGGCCCGCCGGCAGATCAGCCAGCTCGCCCAGGCCGCCGGGCCGGTCTCGCGGGACGCGTTCCTGGTGAATCTGATGCTGGTGCTGACCCGCGAGATCCGGCGCTACGAGACCGCGGTCCAGCGGACCATGCGTGAGCCCACGCCGACGGGAACACCGGGGCCGGGACAGCCCGGGTCGCCCACGGCGGGCGAGGAGCAGCGGCTGCTCCTGCGCAGGCTGCACGACGACTGCCAGATGGCGCGGCGTGCGGTGAGGGCGGCGGTTGGCACCCGCTGA